The window TTGCCAGGCCAAAAATCAAAGGTTGGCCTTTTTCCAAGTAGGCGATATTGATAAAATCCCACATGGCTTCATAACCCATTCTGGTGGAATCACCTAAATTATGAACTGCAGGATGGCCGTTATACACCTCAAAAAAACGCTCTCCTTTTAACCGAATCATGTCTTCAAGCGTAATGGCCCAAATGAAATTGGGATGATTGATATGCACCATCATTGGTTTGCCAGAGGCCTTTCTTTGCTCCAAAACCGCATTGATATTGTTCTGTAGCACTTCAACTACACTGCCTCCCTCCATGGGAACAATAAGTCTTTCCAGATTGGTAAGGTTGAGGTGTAATGGTTTTCCTTCAAAGCCTGCTGTGATTTCCTGGGCAGGAATCATGAGGAACTTTTCTTTTTCATTGTAGAGCGGAGCATATTCCTTATATGTCTTCAATTTTACTTTCAGTTCTTCTTCTTCCTGCATATATTCCACCCATTCCTCACCGTATTCCGAAAGGTAGGCCTGGAAAGCATTTCGGTAGAGACTGTCAGCTTTTATGGATTTCCATTTTTCACCTTCCTGGAAAACATTGTGATCAGACAAAGCCACAAATTGATAGCCTTTGTCTTTGTACCATTTCATGATTACTTCAGGAAATTCATCTCCATCACTCCAATAGGAGTGAGTATGTAGATTGCCTTTGTACCAGTTTTTCTCGGATGCTTCTTGGCTTGTTTTTTGTGTACAGGAAAAAATAAATAAGAAACTAACACAGATTAGGAATAACGGTATTGAAAAGGATTTCATTGGTTTCGTGGTTAGAGGATTTGAAATTAAGCTAGAGCAATATATTCATAGCAAGTCTAAAATCAAATAGGGGCCAAAGCTAATCTACAGTCTTATAGGAGGGATAAAAGCATTT of the Cyclobacterium marinum DSM 745 genome contains:
- a CDS encoding CehA/McbA family metallohydrolase domain-containing protein, giving the protein MKSFSIPLFLICVSFLFIFSCTQKTSQEASEKNWYKGNLHTHSYWSDGDEFPEVIMKWYKDKGYQFVALSDHNVFQEGEKWKSIKADSLYRNAFQAYLSEYGEEWVEYMQEEEELKVKLKTYKEYAPLYNEKEKFLMIPAQEITAGFEGKPLHLNLTNLERLIVPMEGGSVVEVLQNNINAVLEQRKASGKPMMVHINHPNFIWAITLEDMIRLKGERFFEVYNGHPAVHNLGDSTRMGYEAMWDFINIAYLEKGQPLIFGLATDDSHNYHKQGAKFSNSGRGWVVIQADSLEAGTLVEALERGDFYASTGVELEKLSYENNVLEVAALPKDGVNYTLEFIGCKEGEKDTQVLKTVEGNAGSFELSPDLLFVRCKITSSEPQHNPVENMKNQLAWTQPVRPE